The following are encoded together in the Oreochromis niloticus isolate F11D_XX linkage group LG12, O_niloticus_UMD_NMBU, whole genome shotgun sequence genome:
- the rasgrf2b gene encoding ras-specific guanine nucleotide-releasing factor 2 isoform X1: protein MQKSVRYNEGHALFLSAIARKEGTKRGYLSKKTAENSRWHEKFFALHQNVLFYFENEQSARPAGIYLLEGCTCERAPAPKMSTTGKEALEKQHYFLIMFGHDGQKPLELRTEEECECDEWVEAIQQASYSDIIIEREVLMQKYIHLVQIVETEKVAANQLRTQLEDQDTEIERLKAEIIALNKTKERMRPYHVFHENDDPDIKKIKKVQSFMRGWLCRRKWKIIVQDYICSPHAESMRKRNQIVFNMVEAETEYVHQLYILVNCFLRPLRMAASSKKPPISHDDVSSIFLNSETIMFLHEIFHQGLKARIANWPTLVLADLFDILLPMLNIYQEFVRNHQYSLQVLANCKQNRDFDKLLKQYESNAACEGRMLETFLTYPMFQIPRYIITLHELLAHTPHEHVERKSLEFAKSKLEELSRVMHDEVSDTENIRKNLAIERMIVEGCDILLDTSQTFVRQGSLIQLPSVERGKLSKVRLGSLSLKKEGERQCFLFTKHFLVCTRSSGGKLHLLKQGGVLSLIDCTLIEEPDANDEESKAGGQVFGQLDFKLVVEPSDSSSFTVVLLAPSRQEKAAWTSDISQCIDNIRCNGLMTSVFEENSKVTVPHMIKSDVRLHKDDVDICFSKTLNSCKVPQIRYASVERLLERLTDLRFLSIDFLNTFLHTYRIFTTATVVMDKLADIYKKPFSSIPISYRMQYHSFDRLSISPICPDYSLKIKKIAMDQSKSLELFFATNQNNRGVDHMNDKSPRLCRKFSSPPPLSIPSRTTSPVRTRKLSLHSPITARVGGLDLTSPLSNSSVNNNTSQSAGSSPTSAQTPTPQTPTPTTSSPPPPPSSTSPPPNNSKPTQDQVPPIPSSPDQSPCSTAEGEDVPRIDPFCGKMRRSIRRAVLESVSLEKIIPESPQSSEAGDMSPCRSPSTPRHLRYRQPAQPGENSRCSVSPASAFAIATAAAGHGTPPVFTNSERTCDKEFIIRRAATNRVLNVLRHWVSKHSQDFEMNGDLKMSVICLLEEVLRDPDLLPQERKATANILNALSQDDQEDAQLRIEDILQMADCPKAECFESLSAMELAEQITLLDHIVFRSIPYEEFLGQGWMKVDKTERTPYIMKTSQHFNDMSNLVASQIMTHTDVGSRANSIEKWVAVADICRCLNNYNGVLEITSALNRSAIYRLKKTWAKVSKQTKALMDKLQKIVSSEGRFKNLRETLKNCNPPCVPYLGMYLTDLAFIEEGTPNFTEEGLVNFSKMRMISHIIREIRQFQQTPYRIEHQPKVTQYLMDKTLIMDEDTLYDLSLKIEPRLPA, encoded by the exons CACTACTTCCTCATCATGTTTGGTCATGATGGACAGAAACCACTGGAGCTACGGACAGAGGAAGAGTGTGAGTGCGATGAATGGGTGGAGGCCATCCAGCAGGCCAG TTACTCTGACATTATCATCGAACGAGAGGTGCTGATGCAGAAATACATCCACCTTGTACAGATCGTGGAGACTGAGAAGGTCGCTGCCAATCAGCTGCGCACTCAGCTAGAAGATCAGGACACTGAAATTGAGAGGCTTAAAGCAGAG ATTATAGCTCTGAACAAAACGAAGGAGCGCATGCGGCCTTACCATGTCTTCCATGAAAACGACGACCCAGATATCAAAAAGATCAAAAAG GTTCAGAGTTTCATGCGGGGCTGGCTTTGTCGGAGGAAGTGGAAGATCATTGTTCAGGACTACATCTGCTCTCCTCACGCTGAGAGCATGAGGAAGAGGAACCAGATCGTCTTCAATATGGTGGAGGCAGAGACCGA GTACGTCCACCAGCTCTATATCCTGGTCAACTGTTTCCTCAGACCTTTGAGGATGGCTGCCAGCTCCAAGAAACCCCCCATCAGCCATGACGACGTCAGCAGCATCTTCCTCaacag TGAGACCATCATGTTCCTTCATGAGATTTTTCATCAAGGCCTGAAGGCGAGGATAGCCAACTGGCCAACTCTGGTGCTGG CTGACCTATTTGACATCCTGCTGCCAATGCTAAACATCTACCAGGAGTTTGTGCGTAACCATCAGTACAGCCTGCAGGTTTTGGCCAACTGTAAGCAGAACAGAGACTTTGACAAGCTGCTAAAGCAGTACGAGTCCAATGCTGCCTGTGAGGGGAGGATGCTCGAGACCTTTCTCACATACCCCATGTTCCAG ATTCCTCGTTACATCATCACCTTGCATGAATTATTGGCTCACACCCCTCATGAGCATGTGGAGCGCAAGAGTCTTGAATTTGCCAAGTCCAAATTAGAGGAATTGTCCAG AGTAATGCACGATGAGGTGAGCGACACAGAAAACATCCGGAAGAACCTGGCTATAGAACGGATGATAGTGGAAGGTTGTGACATCCTGCTGGACACCAGCCAGACATTCGTCAGACAGG GGTCTCTGATCCAGCTGCCATCGGTGGAGCGAGGGAAACTAAGCAAAGTCCGCCTGGGGTCCCTCTCTCTGAAGAAGGAAGGGGAAAGGCAGTGTTTTCTCTTTACCAAACACTTCCTTGTTTGCACACGCAGCTCTGGGGGAAAACTTCACCTTCTCAAG CAAGGTGGAGTTTTGTCCCTTATTGACTGCACACTTATTGAGGAACCAGACGCTAATGATGAAGAGT CAAAAGCTGGTGGTCAGGTGTTTGGTCAGCTGGACTTTAAGCTTGTCGTAGAGCCGTCAGACTCGTCTTCTTTTACTGTGGTGTTGCTGGCGCCGTCACGACAGGAGAAAGCTGCCTGGACTAGTGATATTAGCCAG tGCATAGATAATATTCGCTGTAATGGCTTGATGACCAGTGTGTTTGAGGAAAACTCGAAAGTCACAGTGCCTCATATGATCAA ATCCGATGTGCGTCTCCATAAAGATGATGTTGACATTTGCTTCAGCAAGACGCTCAACTCCTGCAAGGTCCCCCAGATCCGTTATGCCAGCGTGGAGCGGCTGCTGGAGAGGCTGACCGACCTTCGCTTCCTCTCCATAGACTTCCTCAACACCTTCCTGCACACATACAGGATCTTCACCACAGCAACCGTGGTCATGGACAAGCTGGCTGACATCTACAAGAAGCCCTTCTCCTCCATACCAATCAG CTACAGGATGCAGTACCACTCATTTGACCGTCTGTCCATCTCACCCATTTGTCCTGACTACAGTCTGAAGATCAAGAAGATTGCCATGGATCAGTCCAA GTCTTTGGAGCTGTTTTTTGCCACCAATCAAAATAACAGAGGCGTTGACCACATGAATGACAAATCTCCTCGTCTCTGCCGCAAGTTCTCCTCTCCGCCTCCTCTGTCCATCCCATCCCGGACCACCTCCCCCGTCCGAACTCGAAAGCTGTCCCTCCACTCCCCTATCACCGCCAGAGTCGGGGGCCTTGATCTGACCAGTCCTCTGTCCAATTCCAGTGTCAACAACAACACTTCCCAGTCTGCTGGCAGTAGCCCCACATCTGCCCAGACACCGACACCTCAGACCCCAACCCCAACTACTTcctctcctccccctcctccctcttCCACCTCTCCTCCACCCAACAATTCCAAGCCAACACAAGACCAAGTTCCTCCTATTCCCTCCTCACCTGACCAGAGTCCCTGCTCAACTGCAGAGGGAGAGGATGTCCCCAGAATTGACCCCTTCTGTGGAAAAATGCGACGGAGTATACGCAGAG CTGTACTGGAGTCAGTGTCACTAGAGAAAATCATCCCAGAGTCTCCACAGAGCAGTGAAGCAGGAGATATGTCTCCGTGCCGCTCTCCTTCCACACCTCGACACCTTCGCTACAGACAGCCTG CCCAGCCAGGGGAGAACTCACGCTGCTCAGTCTCTCCAGCTTCAGCCTTCGCTAttgccacagcagcagcaggacacGGTACCCCgccag TGTTTACTAACTCTGAACGAACCTGTGATAAAGAGTTCATCATTCGCCGAGCTGCAACTAATAGAGTTCTCAATGTTCTGCGCCACTGGGTCTCCAAACATTCACAG gaCTTTGAGATGAATGGGGACCTCAAGATGTCAGTGATCTGTCTCCTGGAGGAGGTGCTTAGAGATCCAGACCTTCTGCCTCAGGAGAGGAAAGCTACAGCAAACATATTAAA TGCGCTTTCTCAAGATGATCAGGAAGATGCCCAACTGAGAATAGAAGACATCTTACAGATG gcggACTGCCCGAAGGCAGAGTGTTTTGAATCTCTCTCAGCGATGGAGCTGGCTGAACAGATCACTCTGCTGGATCACATCGTCTTCAGGAGCATCCCTTATGA AGAGTTCCTGGGCCAGGGATGGATGAAGGTCGATAAGACAGAGAGGACACCTTACATCATGAAAACGAGTCAGCACTTCAATGAT aTGAGTAACCTGGTGGCATCACAGATCATGACCCATACTGATGTGGGCTCAAGGGCCAACTCCATTGAGAAGTGGGTTGCTGTGGCAGACATATGTCGCTGTCTGAACAACTACAACGGAGTATTGGAGATCACATCCGCACTCAATCGAAGTGCTATCTACCGTTTGAAGAAGACCTGGGCTAAAGTCAGCAAACAG ACTAAAGCCCTGATGGACAAACTGCAGAAGATTGTGTCCTCAGAAGGACGATTTAAAAATCTGAGGGAGACGCTGAAAAA TTGCAACCCTCCTTGTGTGCCATATTTGGGAATGTATCTAACAGACTTGGCCTTTATAGAAGAGGGAACACCAAATTTTACAGAGGAGGGTCTTGTTAACTTCTCCAAAATGAGGATG ATATCTCACATCATCAGAGAGATCCGACAGTTCCAGCAGACGCCGTACAGAATAGAGCATCAGCCCAAg GTGACCCAATACCTTATGGATAAGACTCTGATCATGGATGAGGATACGCTCTACGATCTCTCACTGAAGATAGAGCCCAGGCTTCCCGCCTGA
- the rasgrf2b gene encoding ras-specific guanine nucleotide-releasing factor 2 isoform X2 gives MQKSVRYNEGHALFLSAIARKEGTKRGYLSKKTAENSRWHEKFFALHQNVLFYFENEQSARPAGIYLLEGCTCERAPAPKMSTTGKEALEKQHYFLIMFGHDGQKPLELRTEEECECDEWVEAIQQASYSDIIIEREVLMQKYIHLVQIVETEKVAANQLRTQLEDQDTEIERLKAEIIALNKTKERMRPYHVFHENDDPDIKKIKKVQSFMRGWLCRRKWKIIVQDYICSPHAESMRKRNQIVFNMVEAETEYVHQLYILVNCFLRPLRMAASSKKPPISHDDVSSIFLNSETIMFLHEIFHQGLKARIANWPTLVLADLFDILLPMLNIYQEFVRNHQYSLQVLANCKQNRDFDKLLKQYESNAACEGRMLETFLTYPMFQIPRYIITLHELLAHTPHEHVERKSLEFAKSKLEELSRVMHDEVSDTENIRKNLAIERMIVEGCDILLDTSQTFVRQGSLIQLPSVERGKLSKVRLGSLSLKKEGERQCFLFTKHFLVCTRSSGGKLHLLKQGGVLSLIDCTLIEEPDANDEESKAGGQVFGQLDFKLVVEPSDSSSFTVVLLAPSRQEKAAWTSDISQCIDNIRCNGLMTSVFEENSKVTVPHMIKSDVRLHKDDVDICFSKTLNSCKVPQIRYASVERLLERLTDLRFLSIDFLNTFLHTYRIFTTATVVMDKLADIYKKPFSSIPIRSLELFFATNQNNRGVDHMNDKSPRLCRKFSSPPPLSIPSRTTSPVRTRKLSLHSPITARVGGLDLTSPLSNSSVNNNTSQSAGSSPTSAQTPTPQTPTPTTSSPPPPPSSTSPPPNNSKPTQDQVPPIPSSPDQSPCSTAEGEDVPRIDPFCGKMRRSIRRAVLESVSLEKIIPESPQSSEAGDMSPCRSPSTPRHLRYRQPAQPGENSRCSVSPASAFAIATAAAGHGTPPVFTNSERTCDKEFIIRRAATNRVLNVLRHWVSKHSQDFEMNGDLKMSVICLLEEVLRDPDLLPQERKATANILNALSQDDQEDAQLRIEDILQMADCPKAECFESLSAMELAEQITLLDHIVFRSIPYEEFLGQGWMKVDKTERTPYIMKTSQHFNDMSNLVASQIMTHTDVGSRANSIEKWVAVADICRCLNNYNGVLEITSALNRSAIYRLKKTWAKVSKQTKALMDKLQKIVSSEGRFKNLRETLKNCNPPCVPYLGMYLTDLAFIEEGTPNFTEEGLVNFSKMRMISHIIREIRQFQQTPYRIEHQPKVTQYLMDKTLIMDEDTLYDLSLKIEPRLPA, from the exons CACTACTTCCTCATCATGTTTGGTCATGATGGACAGAAACCACTGGAGCTACGGACAGAGGAAGAGTGTGAGTGCGATGAATGGGTGGAGGCCATCCAGCAGGCCAG TTACTCTGACATTATCATCGAACGAGAGGTGCTGATGCAGAAATACATCCACCTTGTACAGATCGTGGAGACTGAGAAGGTCGCTGCCAATCAGCTGCGCACTCAGCTAGAAGATCAGGACACTGAAATTGAGAGGCTTAAAGCAGAG ATTATAGCTCTGAACAAAACGAAGGAGCGCATGCGGCCTTACCATGTCTTCCATGAAAACGACGACCCAGATATCAAAAAGATCAAAAAG GTTCAGAGTTTCATGCGGGGCTGGCTTTGTCGGAGGAAGTGGAAGATCATTGTTCAGGACTACATCTGCTCTCCTCACGCTGAGAGCATGAGGAAGAGGAACCAGATCGTCTTCAATATGGTGGAGGCAGAGACCGA GTACGTCCACCAGCTCTATATCCTGGTCAACTGTTTCCTCAGACCTTTGAGGATGGCTGCCAGCTCCAAGAAACCCCCCATCAGCCATGACGACGTCAGCAGCATCTTCCTCaacag TGAGACCATCATGTTCCTTCATGAGATTTTTCATCAAGGCCTGAAGGCGAGGATAGCCAACTGGCCAACTCTGGTGCTGG CTGACCTATTTGACATCCTGCTGCCAATGCTAAACATCTACCAGGAGTTTGTGCGTAACCATCAGTACAGCCTGCAGGTTTTGGCCAACTGTAAGCAGAACAGAGACTTTGACAAGCTGCTAAAGCAGTACGAGTCCAATGCTGCCTGTGAGGGGAGGATGCTCGAGACCTTTCTCACATACCCCATGTTCCAG ATTCCTCGTTACATCATCACCTTGCATGAATTATTGGCTCACACCCCTCATGAGCATGTGGAGCGCAAGAGTCTTGAATTTGCCAAGTCCAAATTAGAGGAATTGTCCAG AGTAATGCACGATGAGGTGAGCGACACAGAAAACATCCGGAAGAACCTGGCTATAGAACGGATGATAGTGGAAGGTTGTGACATCCTGCTGGACACCAGCCAGACATTCGTCAGACAGG GGTCTCTGATCCAGCTGCCATCGGTGGAGCGAGGGAAACTAAGCAAAGTCCGCCTGGGGTCCCTCTCTCTGAAGAAGGAAGGGGAAAGGCAGTGTTTTCTCTTTACCAAACACTTCCTTGTTTGCACACGCAGCTCTGGGGGAAAACTTCACCTTCTCAAG CAAGGTGGAGTTTTGTCCCTTATTGACTGCACACTTATTGAGGAACCAGACGCTAATGATGAAGAGT CAAAAGCTGGTGGTCAGGTGTTTGGTCAGCTGGACTTTAAGCTTGTCGTAGAGCCGTCAGACTCGTCTTCTTTTACTGTGGTGTTGCTGGCGCCGTCACGACAGGAGAAAGCTGCCTGGACTAGTGATATTAGCCAG tGCATAGATAATATTCGCTGTAATGGCTTGATGACCAGTGTGTTTGAGGAAAACTCGAAAGTCACAGTGCCTCATATGATCAA ATCCGATGTGCGTCTCCATAAAGATGATGTTGACATTTGCTTCAGCAAGACGCTCAACTCCTGCAAGGTCCCCCAGATCCGTTATGCCAGCGTGGAGCGGCTGCTGGAGAGGCTGACCGACCTTCGCTTCCTCTCCATAGACTTCCTCAACACCTTCCTGCACACATACAGGATCTTCACCACAGCAACCGTGGTCATGGACAAGCTGGCTGACATCTACAAGAAGCCCTTCTCCTCCATACCAATCAG GTCTTTGGAGCTGTTTTTTGCCACCAATCAAAATAACAGAGGCGTTGACCACATGAATGACAAATCTCCTCGTCTCTGCCGCAAGTTCTCCTCTCCGCCTCCTCTGTCCATCCCATCCCGGACCACCTCCCCCGTCCGAACTCGAAAGCTGTCCCTCCACTCCCCTATCACCGCCAGAGTCGGGGGCCTTGATCTGACCAGTCCTCTGTCCAATTCCAGTGTCAACAACAACACTTCCCAGTCTGCTGGCAGTAGCCCCACATCTGCCCAGACACCGACACCTCAGACCCCAACCCCAACTACTTcctctcctccccctcctccctcttCCACCTCTCCTCCACCCAACAATTCCAAGCCAACACAAGACCAAGTTCCTCCTATTCCCTCCTCACCTGACCAGAGTCCCTGCTCAACTGCAGAGGGAGAGGATGTCCCCAGAATTGACCCCTTCTGTGGAAAAATGCGACGGAGTATACGCAGAG CTGTACTGGAGTCAGTGTCACTAGAGAAAATCATCCCAGAGTCTCCACAGAGCAGTGAAGCAGGAGATATGTCTCCGTGCCGCTCTCCTTCCACACCTCGACACCTTCGCTACAGACAGCCTG CCCAGCCAGGGGAGAACTCACGCTGCTCAGTCTCTCCAGCTTCAGCCTTCGCTAttgccacagcagcagcaggacacGGTACCCCgccag TGTTTACTAACTCTGAACGAACCTGTGATAAAGAGTTCATCATTCGCCGAGCTGCAACTAATAGAGTTCTCAATGTTCTGCGCCACTGGGTCTCCAAACATTCACAG gaCTTTGAGATGAATGGGGACCTCAAGATGTCAGTGATCTGTCTCCTGGAGGAGGTGCTTAGAGATCCAGACCTTCTGCCTCAGGAGAGGAAAGCTACAGCAAACATATTAAA TGCGCTTTCTCAAGATGATCAGGAAGATGCCCAACTGAGAATAGAAGACATCTTACAGATG gcggACTGCCCGAAGGCAGAGTGTTTTGAATCTCTCTCAGCGATGGAGCTGGCTGAACAGATCACTCTGCTGGATCACATCGTCTTCAGGAGCATCCCTTATGA AGAGTTCCTGGGCCAGGGATGGATGAAGGTCGATAAGACAGAGAGGACACCTTACATCATGAAAACGAGTCAGCACTTCAATGAT aTGAGTAACCTGGTGGCATCACAGATCATGACCCATACTGATGTGGGCTCAAGGGCCAACTCCATTGAGAAGTGGGTTGCTGTGGCAGACATATGTCGCTGTCTGAACAACTACAACGGAGTATTGGAGATCACATCCGCACTCAATCGAAGTGCTATCTACCGTTTGAAGAAGACCTGGGCTAAAGTCAGCAAACAG ACTAAAGCCCTGATGGACAAACTGCAGAAGATTGTGTCCTCAGAAGGACGATTTAAAAATCTGAGGGAGACGCTGAAAAA TTGCAACCCTCCTTGTGTGCCATATTTGGGAATGTATCTAACAGACTTGGCCTTTATAGAAGAGGGAACACCAAATTTTACAGAGGAGGGTCTTGTTAACTTCTCCAAAATGAGGATG ATATCTCACATCATCAGAGAGATCCGACAGTTCCAGCAGACGCCGTACAGAATAGAGCATCAGCCCAAg GTGACCCAATACCTTATGGATAAGACTCTGATCATGGATGAGGATACGCTCTACGATCTCTCACTGAAGATAGAGCCCAGGCTTCCCGCCTGA